From the Streptomonospora nanhaiensis genome, the window GGCGACCGCGATCGGGCGGATGGCCGGGCCCGAGAGCCCGCCCACGCCCCCGGCCACCGCCGGGCGCAGCGTGCGGGGGTCCACCGCCATGGCGCGCACGCTGTTGATCAGCGACAGGCCGTCGGCGCGGGCGTCCACGCAGGCCCGCGCCAGGGCGACCAGGTCGGGCACGTCGGCGGCCAGCTTGGCGAAGACGGGGATGTCGGAGCGGGTGTGGGAACGCACGGCGTGCACCACGCGCGCCGCCTCGGCGGGGTCGTCGGCGAAGTCCAGGCCCCCGCCCGCCGGGTTGGGGCAGGACAGGTTGACCTCGATCATCTCCACGCCCTCGGCCGCCGACAGCCGCCGGGCCAGCTCGGCGTACTCCCCCGCGCCCGCGCCGGCCACCGACGCCACGGCGCGCCCGCCGCGCGACAGCAGCCAGGGCAGGTCGCGCTGGAGGAACACCTCGATGCCGGGCCCCTGCAGCCCGATCGCGCTGAGCATGCCGCTGGGGGCCTCGGCCACGCGGGGCGCGGGCCGGCCCGCGCGCGGCTCCAGCATGACCGACTTGGTCACCACGGCGCCGATGCGCGCGATGTCGAAAAACTGGGCCAGCTCCCGGCCGGTGCCGGCGCACCCGGCCGCCGCCATCACGGGGTTGGGCAGCTCCAGCCCGGCCAGCCGGGTGCGCATGTCGGTGGTCATCAGCCCGCCTCCCGGTCGGCGACCCCGCCCGCGGAGTCGGCGGAGTCCTCGCCGCGCGCCTTCCAGCCGGGCGCGCCCAGGGCGTCGAAGGGGATCGTGCCGACGTCGTCGAAGCGGACCCGCTCGCCGCGGAAGACCGGCCCGTCCACGCACGCGCGCACCATGCGGGTGATCCCGTCCTCCCCCACCACCGGGATCACGCAGCTCATGCAGATCCCGGTGCCGCAGGCCATGGTCTCCTCCACCGCCACCTGCACCGGCACGCCCTGGCGGGCCGCCACCGCGGCCACGGTGCGCAGCATCGGCATGGGGCCGCAGGCGTAGACCACGTCGGAGCGGGCGTCGTCCATGGCGCGCTCCAGCGCGTCGGTGACCCGGCCGCGCACCCCGAAGGAGCCGTCGTCGGTGGTGAACGTGGTGGTCTCGGCGATGCGCCGGGCGCTGATGGCGCTGAAGACCCGGTCGGCCGAGGCGGCGCCGAGCACGAAGTCCACCCGGCAGCCGCGCCGGCGCAGCGCGTGGGCCAGCGGGAACAGCGGCGCCGCCCCCGAGCCCCCGCCCGCCAGCATGCAGTTGACGGGGTCGCGCGGCAGCGGGAAGGGCCGCCCCAGCGGCCCCACCACGTCCAGCAGGTCGCGCTGGCGCCGCTCGGCCAGCCAGGCGGTGCCCGGCCCGCGCACCGCGAAGAGGAACTCCACGGTGCCGCCGTAGTCGGGCTTGACGTCGTGGATGGCGAAGGGGCGGCGCAGCAGCATGCTCGACTGCTCGCCGCCCACCGCCACCGACAGGAACTGCCCGGAGCGGAACCGCTCGGCGATCTGGGGGGCCACCACGGTGATGGCGTAGTAGGCGTCGACCCGGCGCACGGTCAGTACGGGGCTCCGCGTCTGCACCGGCCCGTTGTCGCTCACTCGTGCTGCCCTGCCTCGCTTCGCTGCGGCGCGCCGCCGCCTGGCCGGCCCCCGCCCGGTCTCCCTCCCCGCCTAGGGGCGGCTCACGCCCGCGCCCCCTGCAGGGCCGCGGCGTGCTCCTGGAGGGAGCGCACGCCGATGTCGCCCCGGGCCAGCGCCTCGATGCCCTGCACCGCCGCGGCGAGGCCCTGCACCGTGGTGACGCTGGGGACGCCGCGCACGACCGCCGCGGTGCGGATCTCGTAGCCGTCCAGCCGGGGCCCGGCCTGGCCGGCGCTGCCGAACGGGGTGTTGACGATGAGGTCCACGTCGCCGCGGTGGATGAGTTGC encodes:
- a CDS encoding dihydroorotate dehydrogenase electron transfer subunit; this translates as MSDNGPVQTRSPVLTVRRVDAYYAITVVAPQIAERFRSGQFLSVAVGGEQSSMLLRRPFAIHDVKPDYGGTVEFLFAVRGPGTAWLAERRQRDLLDVVGPLGRPFPLPRDPVNCMLAGGGSGAAPLFPLAHALRRRGCRVDFVLGAASADRVFSAISARRIAETTTFTTDDGSFGVRGRVTDALERAMDDARSDVVYACGPMPMLRTVAAVAARQGVPVQVAVEETMACGTGICMSCVIPVVGEDGITRMVRACVDGPVFRGERVRFDDVGTIPFDALGAPGWKARGEDSADSAGGVADREAG
- a CDS encoding dihydroorotate dehydrogenase, which translates into the protein MTTDMRTRLAGLELPNPVMAAAGCAGTGRELAQFFDIARIGAVVTKSVMLEPRAGRPAPRVAEAPSGMLSAIGLQGPGIEVFLQRDLPWLLSRGGRAVASVAGAGAGEYAELARRLSAAEGVEMIEVNLSCPNPAGGGLDFADDPAEAARVVHAVRSHTRSDIPVFAKLAADVPDLVALARACVDARADGLSLINSVRAMAVDPRTLRPAVAGGVGGLSGPAIRPIAVASVYRVHAALPEVPLIGMGGVRTGVDALELLAAGASAVGVGTVTFSDPSACVRILRELEELLEERGADRVADVVGAAHRPVGAPIGAVLGR